The Danaus plexippus chromosome 12, MEX_DaPlex, whole genome shotgun sequence DNA window TTCAACTTTATTTTGTCTAACAATGACAGGAATGTTTCGTAGCATGGCGCCACTGAGTCCATATGTTCTATTGTGAACACGTAACGTTTTTCTAACactatgtatatagtttttggCGGTTCTATATTCAATATCTTCTCTATGGTCGACACGAATGCCGCCGTAACGTCGTCGTCGTAAATcactgaaaaatattgtatattattcttaattttacaagaaattattaaaatgaaacctaatttacattttaaataaatacgactTGATTTTAGTTAGTGTTAGTTATTATTGAATGAAGCGAATGGAAGTTGGAACGCTAGTTACATTGGCGACTCGGGTCATTCTCTCGGGAGACGATACGGCAAACGAGTGTCCGATCGAGTCGAGGTTTTTCGATAGCCCTGTTATCTGgggtagtttttattataaaaaaattagatttGACCACCGATTTGATTTCGGGCCGGAAAACGGAACCTATGTCCATTAAATGGTTGGCTACCGAAACTATAAAGACGCTTTACTCAACTTGCACCGAGAGCTTTTTTTCGAgcataataagaaaaataatacgaaGTTGCATCTCCtagtattaaaactatttgcttAAAGCATCAAAATCTTAGAGACCTATCTTTATCTTGCTTTAATAAACttagtttttaagataaaacaaGTATTCAGTAACAGATTATAGAGGgttctgaatatttttctaaaaaggTTTAAATAATAGTCCTATTAATATGTTAACTTCATCAGTCACAAACCCTTAAAACTAAAAGTACGACCAAAATCATACCATCTgcagcaataaaaatatctgtttttctaatttcatttaacagAGATCCATCCCAATCGGTGTTTGTGAAATCCAGTGGCATCACTTTGAACTGAGATTTGAtaagttttgtattatatttcgcatttaattttattaaatccagTATACCtcctatatttatatctaaaaaaaaaaaaaaattttaatatacctaattcaaataatttttcgttTTACTAAGCTTTTGCTCATATATGTGTGTAATGACatgtttattctttatttgataTCTAATATTGCAaagatatataacaaatttaaataaaattttcttacataCCAGTGCAAACAACACTCTTTGCATAAATAGCGGCTACAAAGCTCGTCAATCCTGTACCAGCTCCGAGTTCCATTATTGCCTTCCCATTCAAACTTTCACCCAAATGTATTAAGAGATCGCCCAATAAGAATGCACCTCGCCATACTTGTAATCCGACCATAgcgatttttgtttttgaactgtgttctttaacattaaataatatttgctataacacatttttatgGCTGGCTATTAATTaagatgtatatataaagataatagttttttaatcacctattttaattacttcctTATGCCGTCTTTCAACATCCAAGTCATCATCTTCatcaaattttaaagtattgttCCTGGCCGGTACCCAAAATGGAAATAGCGATATCACAtctgaaacattttaatttacaataaggTTTGAAAATGTAGTCATATttggtatatattatttattaaaaataacacagtaaaaataaaaataaaaaattgagtatcaaaacaatattttccaCTACAAAAAACTGTTACCACTGTAAAccactgtaaaaaaaatcccaatgaaatttttaattttggaaaattaaaaataaaataaattagtaaatatttaatattgccaCAGATAAGATAagacatcaaatatttttctataagtCCAAACTTACTGCCTTCTTTACTTGGTTTCATCTCAGTTTTGTAGTTATATTCATCATATATTTCTGATCTCACTGTGAGTTCTGGCATCTGAAGAATGGATTTATACTAAATCAAACTTAATATACATAgttcttataatattcaaatgatgtaagcaatcaataaatatatttttaattaaaaatatatttatgcaatATATACATCACCTTTAAAGATTCGTATTTAGCTAAGACCTACTATTAAAAGTGAACTATAAAAATGATCCAGAATAAAAATTGGATAGTgtccaattttaaaattctaaaatatattctttagtTTGGACACGAAGGCCACGATTGGTGATTTACAGAAGCAAATGTCACAACTATTAAGCGCGACATTTTATCATcactaaacataaatatttaatataaacaatatcttaTGCCAAACGAGATTATAACTCTAGGTATTTGATTCaactataaacattatatggATGCACACTAAACTTTACTCATTGTTTCGTGCAAAGTAGTATTGAATACtacattcaataaatttataaaagtttcgaTATCCTTATGTATatacacttttaaaattagagAAAACAATACTAGTGAGAAGAAATCTTtggatatattgaattttacaataacttcTTTCTATCTGAATGGAAAAGTTAtcttattagtttaaattttcctCAACTTAACGTTGTATGTTTACATTCAAATTtgtcaaaaacaaaactgACATTTGGTgtcttgtttataaataaagattgaaattaaaattgcataatgaataatataataaaagcattTATTGTGAAGATTTTCAAACTGTAGCTGGCTTAACGAATGTTTCTTTGTTCTGTGGTATTTTTTGgagcataatttatttatcactaaAAAGCTatcatattaaagtaaatacatatattgataaaaatccAAAATTATTATGGAGGTTTAAGCCATAAATGTGgagtaa harbors:
- the LOC116772684 gene encoding methyltransferase-like protein 22 isoform X1 produces the protein MSKMPELTVRSEIYDEYNYKTEMKPSKEGNVISLFPFWVPARNNTLKFDEDDDLDVERRHKEVIKIEHSSKTKIAMVGLQVWRGAFLLGDLLIHLGESLNGKAIMELGAGTGLTSFVAAIYAKSVVCTDINIGGILDLIKLNAKYNTKLIKSQFKVMPLDFTNTDWDGSLLNEIRKTDIFIAADVIYDDDVTAAFVSTIEKILNIEPPKTIYIVLEKRYVFTIEHMDSVAPCYETFLSLLDKIKLNSQWTTEKIPLDFPKYFTYDRVKELVCWKITSKSISAQL
- the LOC116772684 gene encoding methyltransferase-like protein 22 isoform X2, producing the protein MPELTVRSEIYDEYNYKTEMKPSKEGNVISLFPFWVPARNNTLKFDEDDDLDVERRHKEVIKIEHSSKTKIAMVGLQVWRGAFLLGDLLIHLGESLNGKAIMELGAGTGLTSFVAAIYAKSVVCTDINIGGILDLIKLNAKYNTKLIKSQFKVMPLDFTNTDWDGSLLNEIRKTDIFIAADVIYDDDVTAAFVSTIEKILNIEPPKTIYIVLEKRYVFTIEHMDSVAPCYETFLSLLDKIKLNSQWTTEKIPLDFPKYFTYDRVKELVCWKITSKSISAQL